In the Colletotrichum lupini chromosome 1, complete sequence genome, one interval contains:
- a CDS encoding histone H2A.Z, with amino-acid sequence MAGGKGKSGGKTSGGKATAEVPKKQQSHSARAGLQFPCGRVKRFLKANTQNKMRVGAKAAVYVTAVLEYLTAEVLELAGNAAKDLKVKRITPRHLQLAIRGDEELDTLIRATIAFGGVLPHINRALLLKVEQKKKAKALEA; translated from the exons ATGGCCGGCGGCAAGGGAAAGTCTGGCGGAAAGACGTCCGGAGGCAAGGCTACGGCCGAAGTCCCCAAGAAGCAGCAGAGCCACTCCGCTCGCGCTGGTCTCCAG TTCCCCTGCGGTCGTGTCAAGCGTTTCCTCAAGGCCAACACCCAGAACAAGATGCGCGTCGGTGCCAAGGCTGCCGTCTATGTCACCGCCGTTCTCGAGTACCTTACTGCTGAAGTACTCGAGCTTGCAGGC AACGCTGCCAAGGACCTCAAGGTCAAGCGTATCACTCCCCGCCATCTCCAGCTTGCCATTCGTGGTGACGAGGAACTTGACACCCTGATTCGTGCCACCATCGCCTTTGGTGGTGTTCTGCCACACATCAACCGCGCGCTCCTCCTCAAGGTcgagcagaagaagaaggccaaggcgCTCGAGGCATAA
- a CDS encoding R3H domain-containing protein has translation MSQQQHDMYLDYSAPPNRSPSSSRQYAGGFQSGLSLPRQAQRPFDNGLGSSALFPSDRLGYNPRAMDQMSANGMPGGYMLDNSQAWNYNAGGVATVNGAMNGANRQRSVNRRAALPTNWTDQGLGMHGSYGSGLNGGMSNGLRYDGQGDMRPSSQTEEQLIPTAIVIKNIPFAVRKETLAAVMLEMHLPQPYAFNYHFDNGVFRGLAFANFQSPEDTKIVIDAMNGMEVHGRKLRVEYKKMLPEAERERIEREKRERRGQLEEQHRAPMLHQQPSLQTLNSVSSNPPRAPLDGDIDLNDPETLEFYTELTLFKRDTNREILIFPNSVAPEQRRRIHILAHHMGLEHNSVGEAESRQIHVVKRQLPSPTAQIHSPAVGLDYHKKGLSRAATFDFAADREARSASTNYSHAMGRQGPTLELPGSPDGNGLANLRAAKSFADLRSFSPSPSASSSSYLTAMNGIGNIPQSGNSGARFGDYNGGVNQSAALATPNLTPTSGTVGTPGTDSSLLSSLGGLNLGSYESAAHSQARSTPGAIGSQRPGANSGNRNAPERQPRGPEWETSAGFSGRHRSNGHMQRGSDSSDNAPRAGSAGASRFH, from the exons ATGAGCCAGCAACAACACGACATGTATCTCGACTACTCAGCCCCCCCGAATCGCTCCCCGAGCTCCTCGAGGCAGTATGCGGGCGGCTTCCAATCTGGTCTGTCCCTCCCTCGTCAGGCCCAGCGACCTTTCGATAACGGCTTGGGCTCCTCTGCCCTATTTCCTTCCGACCGTCTTGGCTACAATCCTAGAGCCATGGATCAAATGTCTGCGAATGGAATGCCCGGTGGATATATGCTGGACAACAGCCAGGCCTGGAACTACAATGCTGGTGGTGTTGCGACCGTCAACGGTGCCATGAACGGCGCCAATAGACAGAGGAGCGTCAATCGCCGAGCCGCTCTCCCCACT AACTGGACCGATCAAGGACTCGGCATGCACGGCTCATATGGCTCCGGCCTCAACGGTGGAATGTCCAACGGCCTCCGCTATGACGGACAGGGTGATATGCGTCCCAGCTCGCAGACGGAAGAGCAGCTGATCCCTACCGCCATTGTCATCAAGAACATTCCCTTTGCCGTGCGAAAGGAGACGCTTGCCGCCGTCATGTTGGAAATGCACCTCCCCCAGCCATACGCCTTCAACTACCACTTCGACAATGGCGTTTTCCGTGGCTTAGCTTTTGCCAACTTCCAGTCCCCCGAAGACACCAAGATTGTCATTGATGCCATGAACGGAATGGAGGTCCACGGCCGAAAGTTGAGGGTCGAGTACAAGAAGATGCTGCCAGAGGCCGAGAGAGAGCGTATCGAGCGCGAGAAGAGGGAACGACGTGGTCAACTCGAAGAACAGCACCGCGCCCCGATGCTACACCAACAGCCGTCCCTCCAGACCCTGAACAGCGTCTCCAGCAACCCTCCCCGCGCTCCCCTCG ATGGAGATATTGATCTCAACGATCCCGAGACTCTGGAGTTCTACACCGAGCTTACTCTTTTCAAGCGTGATACCAACCGTGAAATCCTCATCTTCCCCAACTCCGTCGCCCCCGAGCAGCGCCGTCGCATCCACATCCTCGCCCATCACATGGGCCTCGAGCATAACTCTGTGGGAGAGGCCGAGTCGCGCCAGATTCACGTTGTCAAGCGCCAGCTTCCTTCACCCACAGCCCAGATCCACTCTCCCGCTGTCGGCTTGGACTACCACAAGAAGGGCCTCAGCAGGGCAGCCACCTTCGACTTCGCCGCTGATAGAGAGGCCCGGAGCGCTAGCACCAACTACTCCCATGCCATGGGCCGCCAAGGTCCGACCCTTGAGCTTCCTGGAAGCCCTGATGGAAATGGCCTTGCCAACCTACGCGCCGCCAAGAGCTTCGCCGATCTGCGATCCTTCAGCCCTAGCCCGTCTGCGTCCTCTTCGAGCTACTTGACGGCCATGAACGGCATCGGGAACATTCCCCAGTCTGGCAACTCGGGGGCCCGCTTCGGCGATTACAATGGAGGTGTCAACCAGTCCGCCGCGCTTGCCACTCCCAACCTGACGCCTACTTCCGGGACGGTCGGCACTCCTGGTACCGACAGCAGCCTTCTCAGCTCGCTTGGTGGACTCAACCTTGGCTCCTACGAGTCAGCCGCCCATTCTCAGGCCCGGAGCACCCCTGGTGCCATTGGAAGCCAGCGCCCTGGTGCCAACAGCGGCAACCGCAATGCACCCGAGAGGCAGCCCAGAGGCCCCGAGTGGGAGACTTCTGCCGGCTTCAGCGGTCGCCACCGCTCCAACGGCCACATGCAACGTGGAAGCG ACTCTTCCGACAACGCACCCCGTGCTGGAAGCGCCGGCGCATCTCGATTCCACTAG